A stretch of DNA from Ferrimicrobium sp.:
GTCTGGCGAGTCAGATGAGTTCGGTTTGCCAGTTCGCTATTCGTGGGCTCAGGATTATCGTGGAAGTGCAACCGTGGTCTATGGCCACACTCCCGTGATGGAGCCCCAGTGGCGCAACAGAACGATCTGCATCGATACTGGCTGTGTGTTTGGCGGGAACCTGACTGCTCTTCGTTACCCTGAGCGTGAGATCGTGTCGGTACCCGCGCAGCGCGTCCATTACGAGCCGGTAAGGCCGCTCAACCATGAAGCTGTGGGCACGGCAGGCCGCGGATCAGGAGATCTTGATATTGAAGATGTCATCGGTCGGCGTGTGATTGAGACGCGATATGCCCATTCGGTCACCATGCGGGAAGAGAACTCCCTTGCTGCCCTTGAGGTCATGAGCCGGTTTGCGATTGACCCGCGATGGCTTGTCTACCTTCCTGCAACCATGTCGCCACCAGCTACGTCGGCCCGCAGTGACTTGCTCGAGCATCCAGACGAGGCATTCTCTTATTTCAAGCAAGCCGGCGTCGAACGAGCTGTCTGTGAAGAGAAGCACATGGGGTCACGAGCCGTGGTGGTCATCATGCGCGACCCCGACGTAGCGTGTCGTCGGTTTGGTTTTGACTCGCCGAGCGGCGGCGTGATCTACACGAGAACAGGACGTTCCTTCTTCCCCGGAGGTGAGTTTGAGGCTAGATTCCTCGACAAGATACGTGAAGGGATTGAGGCGACTGATATCTGGGAGGAGTTGGCTACCGATTGGTTGGTTCTCGACGGTGAGATGCTCCCATGGTCCTTCAAGGCGCAGGATCTGCTGAGACAGCAATACGCCGCCGTGGGAGCCTCGGGCTGTCGCTCTCTCGCCGCGGAACGGATGATCTTTCAGGAGGTGGCTGCCCGAGGGATTGATGTTGGCAACACGTTAGCCCAACTAGATGTGCGCATCGCGGACATCGAGAGCTTTGCGAGCGCCTACCGCCGTTACGCCTGGCCGGTGGCGTCGATCGAAGACTTGAAATTTGCACCATTCCAGATTCTGGCTGGGGAAGGTTGTGTTCACGCCGTCAAGGGCCACGAGTGGCATCTCGACCTGCTGGCGCGTCTTGCGAGGGTCGATCCGATCACCTTCCGTGAGACGAAGTCGATAGTCGTCGACCTTGGGGATACCCTATCGCAGGAGCGAGGAACCCTATGGTGGGAGAATCTCACGCGAGATGGAGGCGAAGGAATGGTGGTCAAGCCCGCCGAGGTGATCCACTGTGGGGACAAGGGGTTGACACAGCCTGGAATCAAGGTGCGAGGGCGAGAGTACTTACGACTTGTCTACGGCCCTGAATATACCAGTCCTGAGAACCTTGTCCGGTTGCGTGACCGCTTCCTTGGTCGAAAGCGTTCTCTCGCGCTGCGCGAGTTTTCACTTGGTTTTGAGGCCTTGGAGCGCTTCGTGGCAAACGA
This window harbors:
- a CDS encoding polynucleotide kinase-phosphatase, whose amino-acid sequence is MSTLKLPDLCLVVLVGVSGSGKSTFAQQHFLPTEVLSSDFCRALVADDENDQSATKAAFDVLDYIAERRLERGKLTVVDATNVQSEARRSLVELAKRNHVLAVAIVLDMPIELCASRNRARKDRQFGAHVLHNQSSQLSRSLKRLRREGFHRVYHLTQVDEVAEVVIVREPVWNDRRVEHGPFDIVGDVHGCHDELVALLETLGYRRAGEGQPYRHPEGRRAIFLGDLVDRGPATPAVLRLVMEMVATGSALCIVGNHEAKLLRALRGQKVEARHGLAESLEQLSQESPEFTAGVVEFLDGLISHFVLDDGNLVVAHAGLPENMHGRTSGAVRAFAMYGDTSGESDEFGLPVRYSWAQDYRGSATVVYGHTPVMEPQWRNRTICIDTGCVFGGNLTALRYPEREIVSVPAQRVHYEPVRPLNHEAVGTAGRGSGDLDIEDVIGRRVIETRYAHSVTMREENSLAALEVMSRFAIDPRWLVYLPATMSPPATSARSDLLEHPDEAFSYFKQAGVERAVCEEKHMGSRAVVVIMRDPDVACRRFGFDSPSGGVIYTRTGRSFFPGGEFEARFLDKIREGIEATDIWEELATDWLVLDGEMLPWSFKAQDLLRQQYAAVGASGCRSLAAERMIFQEVAARGIDVGNTLAQLDVRIADIESFASAYRRYAWPVASIEDLKFAPFQILAGEGCVHAVKGHEWHLDLLARLARVDPITFRETKSIVVDLGDTLSQERGTLWWENLTRDGGEGMVVKPAEVIHCGDKGLTQPGIKVRGREYLRLVYGPEYTSPENLVRLRDRFLGRKRSLALREFSLGFEALERFVANEPLYRVHECVFGVLALESEAVDPRL